A stretch of DNA from Takifugu flavidus isolate HTHZ2018 chromosome 13, ASM371156v2, whole genome shotgun sequence:
TCGCTTTTTGTGATTTCTTGATTACTTGTGTATCTGCCGTTTGGATTTGAATGAATCATTCCTGAAGCGGCTTTGTTTTTCTATTCTCGGGTAGGTCAGAAAATCCATGTTATGTGCTTCCTGGTTTCCGTTGCTGCAGGATGCTCTGTTGACCCTCAGACAGTGAGGCCATAGAAACGGTCCCAGAGACGTCAGCAGTTTGAAAGCGATGAAAGATTTTATTAGTGCAGGTGGGATGATAAAAAAACCATAGAAACAGTGCGACCCACAGTTGCTCTTGTGATTGTGCTGCGCCAATTAattggtttttaaaatgtagccTTTGTATGTTTGTGTAAATACAGTGCATAAATACTTTACAAACCTAGTTTACTTTCTTGTGCATTTAAGATAGATGTCTGGAAAGAATAACACATGAAACCTTCCTCAACAAATGTCATCAGGAAGCGGTTTCTTTCCGTAGTGTATTCAAACAAGTGGAAACTGAGGAAACCGCCTTGGTTACACAAAACAGCTCTGAAGAGAACAGGAGAATGTCTTCAATAAACTCTCAAaagtctttttatttatttttttagcttAAATGTGGGAACGTGGTGGTTAGCGAGCATTTCAAACACCACCTCAGTGGCCTGTACTCGTTTCATCAGTGCAGTTAAATGACTCCATTCCAATAAAAATCCAGAATTAGCATTTAATAGTTTTTCCTTTCtcacaataaagaaaaaaacatattaTCAACATCAAAGGAGATAAGTAACAGCACATAAAAGAGTCTGGAAACACAAGGAAATACCTAAATTAATGACATCTAATGAGCAGTCGaacctaaaaacaaaaaataccTCAATAACGTCCATGTAAAATCAAAGTTCTTTCTCCAGGAAAGAATACAGATGAACAGTTTCACCTtgacctcagcagcttcagAGGTGGTCCGGGAACGGCTGCACCTGGAGCCACACTGAGCTATCAGATAACATCCTGGATGAAAACACAAGGTCGGAAACAACAGCCAGACGGAGCAGAAACCTCGAGGTGCTGTAATCACATCTACAGGGCAGAGCCGGAATAATAACCCCACTGCTGATCATCTTAGAGATTTTATTATGTAACAAATCTAACAGGCTGGTTGTGCTTCTCATTAAGTCATATGAGGACCTTTTGCGTAAGCAGCCATTTGGTGATAAATGCTTTGTCTGTCTGGGAGTTAAACCGTGCAATGGAACCAGGACGCGTCTTTTTTGACTCCTCCTTGAGTTAGACATTAACAGAATTGGTGAACCATTAATGGAAATATCCTGCTGGGCTTGTTACATAATGCAAGACTGTTTTGTCTGTGGTGGATATTTTGGGCACTTCCTTGATTCAATGCAGTGACCACAACAAAGCATTCAAATTCACAGCAAATAATATCAGTTAATAGTTTTAGTTCAGTAAATGTGCTTATCTGGTCTTCATAAAAAGAATCAAACTACAACAGATATAGCAGCATGACAGAAGTATCTTAAACAGCACAGATAAATGAGATGAATCCACAAAAGGTTTTCAGTGTTCCTGCACAATAAAGTGGTTAGTAGACACAAATATATTTCTGGTATCAAAGTTGACATAGAAAATATCTGCATTCTGTATCAGATTTCACGTAATATTGTCTGATTCAAGCAGTGTTCTTTTTTCAGGGACTATTGTTCAAAAAGACACATCGATTTAACCTAGCAAGTTTGGCTGGTTCTGTTTGGTAACGTTTCTCTCAGTCTGCAGCCGTCATTTAAACAGAAAGAAGCCATGCACACGCAGCAGACGCAGCCACACTGGGGTTGTCTGCTGGAAAAACCGGAGTCGTCTATGTTGAGTTCACCTGCAAAAGGAAAGGGGAGTTTGAGCTGGAGGCACCAGTAAACATGTCGGAATGCAGGTAAACAGGACACTGTGGTCCTTTAAGGAAGTGGTTGTGTGTCAAAAGACAATGGAAAAGGGCGGAAGGGTGAAGCCCAATGTCAACACCGCATGGACAGAATCAGCTTTACAGAGGTCGATGGAACAGCGTTTGGACAGGACCAAAGTGAAAATCAAATCTATTTGTTGCCACATGAACTGAGGTCATTTTGAAGCCTCAAACCTGTATTTAACGTCGAAGAGGGTTGAGTCATCCTCATCGTCATTTTCCTCATTGAGGGGGGCCATCTCTACGCGCTCTGCGGGGGTTGTTATGATATCATATTTGCGTGTTTTCCTGATCCGCCGTCCTGATCTGTGGGGGGAAAGAGCAATTCCAAATATCCAGATTTTGAATGcatgatttcatttttgttttcatatgGCACCCTTTTATAAGATCTATCAGCTCAAAATAAgaccttttaaacattttattattagATGTAAATAATGAAACTGTAAAGCTTATGCCATGAATGCATAAAAACATGCATCCTATTGTTATTTATAGCCAGGCCGCAATAAATTCTATGTGACAGCTGTTTACAGGTCTAAGATATGATCTTAGTTAAATAGATTATTGTAGAACTAATGGttgttcattcatttaatgcCTCCAGTTTCAACTCCCTGTGGGAACATCTCTGACCAAAACCCTCCACGCACAACCACAAATGGATCAGTTGCCTTTATTGGTCCCATCGATCATCCTACCTGACCACTTTGATGACCAGGCACACGACGAGAACAGCTGTTAGCGCGCACACGACGATGACGGCGTTTTTCAGAGTTGGAAGGTGCGTCATGAGAGATGAAATCCGGGATCCAGCTGTGGCCTCTGTCATGTTTTGCGCCCGTTCATCCTCGCCGATGACGACCGACGGTGTGGTAGAATTTAAGGGTGTTGTTGAGGGTGATGAAAGAGTTTGTGGCTCCGCGCTGACCCGCCAAAGAAATGCGAGCGCCAAAGTCAAGGCCAGACTGTGCGCCCCCATGATGCTGCGGAATTAAAATATTACACAGAATGTTGTTGCGTTGTTTTTCTCCCAAAACACAGTAGCTGGAACGCAAAAGCAGCTGTCATATTACTGAGCGCCGATAACGATAACGTCAATGCGCTGCgcaaatatccagctgtgagtGTGTCCGAGCTTCTCCTACAAATCGTTATCAAGCGGTTTTGGGAAATTAGTTTCCACGAACGTGTGTCCTTTACAGCGATTCCCTCCTGATTGCATTAGGACTTGTGTGGATAGGAGGATTATCCGCCTCCAGAAAGACTCCGCAGCGCTGGCGCTGCTGGACGGGAATGCGCGTTTGTGCTGCCTTCACGGCACCCTCGTATTTTAGTCAATCTACCTGACCTGCtctgaaatgataaaaaaaataatggcaGCTTCAGGGACTGTAAACAAAACTGTGTAAAACAGGATATTAACCAATCTCGAATCtacttttcatttttattatccaACTGAATTATATTCAATTGCTTATTATAGTCGactttctatttatttttaagagcgGTGAGTTTGAATCATTGTTATCATTGTATCACGTATTTTCAAATGGTTGTTTCTGACATTGTGGGAAAATATACAGCAAACCGAGTAAGGAATTTATGTTGCGGATGAGAATGCTCATCAGATTTCAATACATTTCCAATTAAACCTGAGAGTCACATGTCAAACAGGTGCGCCTAATGATTCGACCGATCTCAGACAGCAAGTGAATGCATCATTTCCTTATTCACCAAtaaagacagaagcagcagactGCTGGGTCACGACCGCAGATTCCAGGAAAAAACCTTGGAGAACAAGAAGTCATggccaacatttaaaaaaaacccaatattatcatgcgtgcgcgtgtgtgaaagagagagacagagcagttCCAATGTAAAACTACGTGCAAACTACGTACAACTTACAAATCGTTCAAGATGCTTTTTGTTTGATGTTTGTGAGCTCTGTGCATTTTTATTAAATAGTAAAAATGAGAGGTGTTATTTAATTTTTCCCTGCAAGATTTATAGGCCCTGTAGGGACGTAAGGATTCAATATAATCACAGGCCACAAGATGGCAGCATAGAATAAAAGCCTGACAGTCTAAACAAGGTCCCCCTTTAGGTCTTTTACAAGTTAATCATATTTCCAGCacagtttttttattattatgtcaAATGTCAGGATGGTGATATGTTTATTTTCAATACTTGTCATGATCACCTTGCTGGATTTGATTTATATCACTTTACTTGATCTGAGAGCTTCAGATGACCTTTAAAATGCTGACTTTAAGTATCCCCTATCAGGACAGCAGCTCCGTTTAGCTGCCAGCCACGGGAAagtaacctttgaccctgagCTTTCTGCCATTTCTGCCCCTCATCTTAAAGTGCTATTGCATGTAAATGCAGTAAGTTAGCTTCTTATCAGCATACcattgttctttgtgtgtcctAGGGGAGAAAGCAAgtgtttttaaatttgaatttgatGACTGCATTGCCACATTttgtttataataataattttgtTTGTAATATGTTGCACAAGCCTTGgtgtcgtcgtcatcatcactatcatcatcaccaggtCTGGAATTTCCCAAGTTTGAACAATTGGTCAAAAGATATGATGTGGTCATGCATAGAAATAAGGTTAGATTAGTTGCATTACTTTATATTCAGAGGGGATATTCTGCTGATCAAGATCCCTTTCAACTTCAACAactgaaataaataatgcaACATTGAGATTAGTTGCAAATATATAGTTGGAGgcatgtgtattttttttaatttttttttttaagattaggGCGTCTAGGGGCTTGGAGTCAATCCTTGTCAAACCCATTGAAGCAGTTTGTCAATCTCCGGCTGCTCGTTCATTTAGAACCTTGAGGACGCAATGATCTTGAAGGACATTTCTGTTGCTGGGCTAGAGATCTATTTATAGAAATCTGCCCTCGCAGGGAGTCTGCGCAGTAGAGCCTCGCTCCTGATTGGCTAGCGGTGGGGGTGGAGCGGAAGCCACAGGCTCGCGGACTGTCCATTAAAGGAACCAAGGATGTTGGCAGCGATTGgtagtttatttttcttccttacCGGGACTGTTAATACACCAATTTAAAGCTCAAATGAAAAGATTCAGTAATTGTTACAAGAAAAATGGCCCCAATCCTACCCTTTCCTTTGCGGTTGTCATGTTTGTACATAAATAAACATCCAAACAAATGATTGCTCTTGTATTATTAACTTTGAACACATACTATTCAACGTTTCTATCAGGGGAAAGGGGCACTATTGGAAGGaagaaaacagacaagacaGATGTGCTTTCGTCCCATTAATAAAATACGACAGatgatttaaacacatttgttgATCAATTACAGCAATGGTGTTTGTTAGAACTTGGTGATGTTCACGTTTCTCCAGAACCAAAAGGCTTAATGTTGATTTAATTTGTACAGTAGTAACAAATATGGGGGTGTTAGCTCACGTTAGCTCATATTAGCTCGGGCTGGAGAGGAAGTGGAATCAGGCTTACGTGCGCTGAAAGTGGGCAGAGCCGCTGAAGGAGCTCAGgcggaggcagagaggaggaggagtgaggacaCACAACAGAGGAGAGCGCTGTCGAGAGCGGAGCGCACTGAGGGCGGAACGATGCGACTGAAAGACCCGCTAAAACGACGAAAACCGTCCGAAAATGCCGATCCTCGCTGGGCAGATGCTGGGGGGTAGACATGATTCGGGAACTGGGTAAGAACCGTTGCGAAAATGCTCATTTAAAGCTGTAAAACACGGAGCCGCGGTGTCTGGCAATATGGTGGAAAGGACGACTGGTAGATGCTGTGTTGTAAAAATGGCCATGGTGTGTTGCCAGCTCAGATTAAAGACGACGATATTCAGCATAAAATGGAATAAATCGTGCCTTATTTGACGGGTTTTGCTCGGATACCTGGTCTGTTTTAACTGAAACTAGTTTACATTGCTTCAAGTCTATTTATTCTCGAATTATTCGGAGTTATTTCAACCTACGCAGTTAAAATTGGCTTTGTCCTTGAAAGGACAAATGCCCTTGTGTGAATTTGTTCGACAAAAATATCGAAATCAAGCAACAATGTGCCTTTAAAACACTATACTGAGACTGGTGGATGGAAACTGTTCGAGGTTAAAcaggttttgtttattttcatttttggtagtttttggatgtttctcTTACaactaaatgttttaaaaaaacacacattttacatttgcaaaatacattttctccacAACTTGCTTGACAGACGTGGGCTATAACATTGAAGTTATTGTGAGATGCTTAGTactttaatattaaagaaatacTTTTAAATAGATAATTAAAGTCAtccaaaaattaaaaactgaaatgtgTAATTCAAATTGGTATATGTAGCCATCATACACAAACTGTACTTGATTTGCTTTATAAAATGTTCTGTATGTTGGAAAATACTAGATATACTTGGAAAATACAAAATAGGGTGTTGGCTTTTAACCCTTTGATGGACTGATTGAACAAATAATCTCCATGTAATTTACTTTTAAATCCTACATTACACCTGTGACACATGTATAGATAATTGTAGGTAGAAAAGCTTCAGTTTAATCATTGGAATTGGAGAAAACTTAAAATTCATAATAAGgattaaatgaagaaataacCTTATCACAGTCTAACCACTGTGTTGTTGACCAGTTGTGAGATAAATGGAGGTAATATACTTTGTCATAAAGGTGGTAACTTGTGTTTTTACCAACTGGTATGGTTTTGCATCTCAACATATATTCTCAAATCCCAAAGGAATAGTAGCCCCTTCATGTAACAATACGTCTCCCTAAAGGTATTCGAAATGGAGCGTTTCTGATTTTGGCTACCTTTTAGACTACGGCAATTCTGTAAAGATTTTCGCAATCAAACAACAAATTAAGTGGAATTTGGTATGTTAATGAACTATACATCATTTTCTTGAACTTTGGGTATTTTTGATTTCATCcctttgtttttacaaatgtatcttctaaaatatatttttgtattttgcagGGATTCCTGTGATATTCTACCTGTCATGATAAAGGAAAAGGAAGTCGCCTGAGCCTTCTATCATGGTATGTATTTTTTAACCTAGAATCGTGTTTAAAACGTTACGCCTTGTTAGCGTTATCTTTGTATGCTCTACGCCTCATATGTCACCAGAGGGGAGTGCTGTTGTCTCACGTCATGTCtaaattgtattttttgttttgcaggaTTGAGTCGGAACTTCCATCAAGCCACTATTTAAGACTGGCACAAGTCAGAtaagtaagtgtgtgtgattATATTATATCGTCCATTATCACTGACTTCTTACACATTGCTAGACGCAGTTATGTTTTAAAACAGGTTTGCCTCATCGTTTAAAAACGTAAAGATTTACGTACCGTGCTATGTGTTAGTGCCGTTTTAATGGCAAACCGTGACGAAAGTCTACtactgcc
This window harbors:
- the fam174b gene encoding membrane protein FAM174B → MGAHSLALTLALAFLWRVSAEPQTLSSPSTTPLNSTTPSVVIGEDERAQNMTEATAGSRISSLMTHLPTLKNAVIVVCALTAVLVVCLVIKVVRSGRRIRKTRKYDIITTPAERVEMAPLNEENDDEDDSTLFDVKYR